A window of the Parcubacteria group bacterium CG10_big_fil_rev_8_21_14_0_10_36_14 genome harbors these coding sequences:
- a CDS encoding cob(I)yrinic acid a,c-diamide adenosyltransferase, with amino-acid sequence MLINMLYIYTGGGKGKTTAALGTLIRAHGAGKTCAIVFFDKNSDYCNEFKTLKQLGIEAHIFGQNRIFSSPFQGEIRGGFRLSNNEDDLQQAQNALNKAKELVDKSDVLILDELLNSIRLNQITLQDALNFIDNFPKEKFLVLTGRGLPKEIAERANLISEIKNIKHPFDRLKSVAVPGIEY; translated from the coding sequence ATGCTCATAAATATGCTTTATATTTATACCGGTGGAGGTAAAGGAAAGACAACGGCCGCTCTTGGAACTTTGATAAGAGCTCATGGCGCAGGCAAAACCTGTGCCATTGTTTTTTTTGATAAAAATTCGGATTATTGTAACGAGTTTAAAACATTAAAACAGCTGGGAATAGAAGCACATATCTTTGGACAAAACCGCATATTTTCTTCCCCTTTCCAAGGGGAAATTAGAGGGGGTTTTCGGCTCAGTAATAATGAAGACGATCTGCAACAAGCACAAAATGCGCTAAATAAAGCCAAAGAGCTTGTGGATAAGTCAGACGTCCTTATTTTGGATGAATTATTAAATTCCATCCGTTTGAATCAAATTACGCTACAGGACGCGCTTAATTTTATTGATAATTTTCCAAAAGAAAAATTTTTAGTTTTAACCGGCAGGGGATTACCGAAAGAAATTGCCGAGCGAGCTAACTTGATAAGTGAAATAAAAAATATAAAGCATCCATTTGACCGGTTAAAATCTGTCGCTGTGCCGGGAATCGAATATTGA
- a CDS encoding cytochrome C biogenesis protein, whose amino-acid sequence MDFINFLIDNYNIPILTTFLLGVLTSISPCPLATNITAIAYISKEIKTAKHTLLNGIFYTLGRGASYTILATLIYFGLSSFQISSIFQGWGDKVLGSVLIIIGLIMFGIIKINFGKGGEKIERIKLWLSQKGFISSFLLGILFALAFCPYSGVLFFGALIPLVLKSTEGLILPPIFALGTGLPVILFSFVIAFMVQKLGQVFQIMQKIEKVMRYSVATIFVMAGIYYLQFLIKYFAIL is encoded by the coding sequence ATGGATTTTATAAATTTTTTAATCGACAATTACAATATCCCGATTTTAACCACTTTTCTTTTAGGCGTGCTTACTTCAATCAGCCCTTGTCCACTTGCCACCAACATCACCGCCATTGCTTATATTTCCAAAGAAATCAAAACCGCTAAACACACCTTGCTTAACGGAATTTTTTACACGCTTGGACGGGGAGCAAGTTATACCATTTTAGCCACTCTGATTTATTTCGGTTTATCCTCTTTTCAAATTTCAAGCATTTTTCAAGGCTGGGGTGATAAAGTTTTGGGTTCGGTTTTGATAATCATCGGCTTAATAATGTTTGGAATAATTAAAATAAATTTTGGCAAAGGTGGAGAAAAAATTGAAAGAATAAAACTCTGGCTGTCTCAAAAAGGATTTATCAGTTCTTTCCTTTTAGGTATACTTTTTGCTTTGGCATTTTGCCCTTATAGCGGAGTTTTATTTTTCGGCGCGCTTATTCCTTTGGTTTTAAAATCCACCGAGGGTTTAATCTTGCCACCGATTTTCGCTCTTGGTACGGGATTGCCTGTAATTTTGTTTTCTTTCGTTATCGCTTTTATGGTGCAAAAACTTGGTCAGGTTTTTCAAATCATGCAAAAGATTGAAAAAGTAATGCGTTATTCCGTGGCGACAATTTTTGTCATGGCGGGGATTTACTATTTGCAATTTTTGATTAAATATTTTGCTATCTTATGA
- a CDS encoding ribonucleoside-diphosphate reductase, adenosylcobalamin-dependent — translation MELQGIHKKVFLDRYAAKDENGNLIEHKPEEMWLRVAKTIAKVEKVDEARQSAEYSFYDAMENFKFIPGGRILSGAGAIGQRTFYNCFVIPSPADSRGGIMESVTRMAEIMARGGGVGVNISTLRPKGSYVKGVNGTASGAVSFGGLYSYVTGLITQGGSRRGALMLMLDVDHPDIEEFITVKRTMGLVTNANLSVCISDSFMKAVKADTDWDLKWKERTYRTVRAKAIWDMICESAWASGEPGVFFMERANKQSNSWYFEELISTNPCGEQPLGAWGVCNLGSINLSNFIKNDEVNWDSLKSTIHKAIHLLDNAIDVTEYFYPENKMAQKNVRRVGLGTMGLADMLIKLKIRYGTEEAIAFCDKLFSFLRDESYRASVELAKIKGSFPKFDAEKYLQGYFIKQLPEDIRAGISQYGIRNAFLLTQAPTGSTGLLANASSGIEPVYDFVTIRKDRLGEHEIMHPLYEKHQAEHPNEERPEYFVTAKELTPSEHIKMQAVIQKYVDSSISKTVNAPNNHTEEDVRQLYIQAYDLGCKGMTYYRDGSRDLAVLYSKEEKKEQEAEAPKISLTPKPRPEVCSGSTYKIKTGYGTLFVTVNDDENGKPFEVFATIGKTGGFFAAKSEAICRLISLALRSGIDVEEVFEQLRGIRGPMPSWSKYGQVLSIPDAIGVILREHINAAQQKLELGFKKPQEKIMTEEKLEELPAAGMEDDVVAELRAVEYSKTEVKIADRGFAPECPECHAILELSEGCMLCRSCGYSKCS, via the coding sequence ATGGAATTACAAGGGATACATAAAAAAGTTTTTCTTGACAGGTATGCCGCTAAAGATGAAAATGGCAATTTAATCGAACATAAGCCAGAAGAGATGTGGTTGCGTGTTGCCAAAACGATAGCAAAAGTTGAAAAAGTAGATGAGGCAAGACAGTCGGCTGAATATTCATTTTATGATGCAATGGAAAACTTCAAATTTATTCCCGGTGGAAGAATCTTGTCAGGCGCAGGCGCGATTGGTCAGCGAACTTTTTATAACTGCTTCGTGATTCCGTCTCCGGCGGATTCACGAGGAGGCATTATGGAATCTGTCACAAGAATGGCGGAAATAATGGCACGCGGAGGGGGAGTTGGCGTGAATATTTCAACCTTGAGACCAAAAGGAAGTTATGTAAAAGGCGTAAACGGAACAGCGAGCGGAGCGGTTTCTTTTGGCGGATTGTATTCTTATGTAACGGGCTTAATTACTCAGGGCGGTTCAAGACGCGGGGCACTGATGCTCATGCTTGATGTTGATCATCCGGATATTGAAGAATTTATAACTGTAAAAAGAACAATGGGATTGGTAACGAATGCCAATCTATCGGTTTGTATCTCGGATTCTTTTATGAAGGCAGTAAAAGCAGACACCGATTGGGACCTAAAATGGAAAGAAAGAACATATAGAACCGTTCGCGCAAAAGCTATCTGGGATATGATATGCGAATCTGCGTGGGCATCAGGCGAGCCGGGTGTATTTTTTATGGAACGCGCCAATAAGCAATCAAACAGTTGGTATTTTGAAGAATTAATTTCAACTAATCCTTGTGGTGAACAACCACTTGGCGCATGGGGAGTTTGTAATCTTGGTTCAATCAACCTTTCCAATTTTATAAAAAACGACGAAGTAAATTGGGATTCTCTAAAATCAACAATACACAAAGCGATCCACCTTTTGGATAACGCTATTGACGTTACTGAATATTTTTATCCTGAAAATAAAATGGCGCAAAAAAATGTTCGTAGAGTCGGTTTGGGAACAATGGGTCTCGCGGACATGCTAATAAAATTGAAAATAAGATATGGGACAGAAGAAGCAATCGCTTTTTGCGATAAGCTTTTTTCTTTTTTACGAGATGAGAGCTATAGAGCATCTGTAGAACTTGCCAAGATAAAAGGAAGCTTCCCAAAATTTGATGCGGAAAAATATTTACAAGGATATTTCATAAAACAACTTCCAGAAGATATTCGCGCCGGCATCAGCCAATATGGTATAAGAAATGCTTTTCTCTTGACTCAAGCGCCAACAGGAAGCACAGGTCTTTTGGCAAACGCATCTTCCGGGATAGAACCTGTTTATGATTTTGTTACAATCCGCAAAGATCGTTTAGGTGAGCATGAGATTATGCATCCACTTTACGAAAAACATCAGGCTGAGCATCCAAACGAAGAAAGACCGGAATATTTTGTAACAGCAAAAGAGCTTACTCCTTCGGAACATATAAAAATGCAGGCGGTTATACAAAAATATGTTGATTCTAGTATCTCAAAAACCGTAAACGCGCCAAACAACCATACCGAAGAAGATGTGCGCCAACTATATATACAGGCATACGATTTGGGATGTAAAGGAATGACATACTACCGCGACGGTTCACGCGATTTGGCTGTCTTATATTCAAAAGAAGAAAAAAAAGAGCAAGAGGCTGAGGCTCCAAAAATAAGTCTAACACCAAAGCCAAGACCGGAGGTGTGTTCTGGGAGCACATATAAGATTAAAACTGGATATGGAACGCTTTTTGTCACTGTGAATGACGATGAAAATGGTAAACCGTTTGAGGTTTTTGCCACGATTGGCAAAACCGGAGGATTTTTTGCGGCAAAATCAGAAGCTATCTGCCGACTTATATCATTAGCTTTGCGTTCAGGAATTGACGTGGAGGAAGTGTTTGAGCAACTGAGAGGAATCCGCGGACCGATGCCAAGCTGGAGTAAGTATGGTCAAGTTTTATCTATTCCTGACGCAATTGGAGTTATTTTGCGCGAACATATAAACGCGGCACAACAAAAACTTGAACTTGGATTCAAAAAACCTCAAGAAAAAATAATGACAGAAGAAAAACTAGAAGAATTGCCTGCGGCAGGAATGGAAGACGATGTTGTAGCAGAGCTAAGGGCTGTAGAATACTCTAAAACAGAAGTTAAGATTGCTGACCGTGGATTTGCTCCGGAATGTCCGGAGTGTCATGCAATATTAGAACTCTCGGAAGGTTGTATGCTTTGCCGAAGTTGCGGATATTCTAAATGCTCATAA